A window of Lusitaniella coriacea LEGE 07157 genomic DNA:
GAGCGGTAAAAATGCGATAACGGAGGCGATATAACTTTGCCCTGCGTAATTTTTTTCTTTTGTAAAGAGTTAGTGAAATGTGGCAAATACCGAGGACGTAGCACTCATCAAAATTCTATAACGGTAGTAACAAATAAATAAAAAGCAAGCACACAAACCCCAGAGTTGAAGTTGCTTGTAACAGTTTTAGGGTGACAGGCTACCAAAATTCAAATTATCGGAACACTAAGACACAACGCACTCTAACGAAGGAGTTACAAAAAATGTCCAACAAAATTTTAACAGGTTTACTCGCTGCAACAACTGCATTTTCAAGTTTCGCGATCGCGGACGTTGCACAAGCAGATCAACTCAACCAAGACCTCTACGATCTCTTCCGCAGTGAGTACGTTCAAACAGAAAGAGATGCCCTAGAAAATCCCGAAACCCATCGATTGGAGCCGGGTAGCTTAGTCACCACAGGTGGAGATGTCGATCTCTTCTTCTTAACTGAAGGTGCAACCTATATCAATCGCCTCTTATATTCTGTCAATGGTGGCGGTTTAGGAGGAACCTTTGACGATAGGCAAATCGCTTCAAACGACAGAGAGCTGGCGGGCTTTAACAACGATACAACCATGACCTTGGGTGAAGGCGAAACATTAGGGTCTTTTGCAGAAGGTTCTGTCCTAGACTTCTTCTTACACTCTAGAGGATATTGGGAAGGACATTCCGGTTGGATGTTAGGTGCAGATGAAAGCCAAAACGCTGACGGACTCCAGCACATCGCCGCTTATGACTACTTTGATGGCACGGATAGCTGGGTGATTCTATCTTTTGAAGATATGTTGGGTGATGGTTCTGAAGGTTCCAATATGTACAAACCCAACGATACTCCCTCCGACCGCGACTTCAACGATGCCGTCTTCGCGATTCGCGGCGTGACTCGCGGTACAACCTCCACCCCCGTTCCCGAACCCACTGCAACCCTTGCACTATTCGGTTTGGCGGCTGCTGGTTTCACAGGTCTGCGTCGTCGCAACAAAGCAAGCAAATAAACCAAAATCTATCAATAACGGCTGCTTCGGCAGCTAACGAAGATTATAAGCTCAGGAGACTGGGCTTATTTTTTGTTTATTCGACCTCATCGCGTTATTTCTTCGTTGAATGCTACAAGTTATATAAAATCCACCCCTAAAAAGTTGATGTAAGTATTCAATTTTCAGCTATCGTCCTCGCAGTCTGAGTGCTTACGCCAGAATACACTGAAGGTAAGGATTCAACGAGGAAAATTAACATTAAAAATGGACAAAATTCAACTAACGGGAATTCGCTGCTATGGATATACGGGATTTTTGCCGGAAGAACAAGTTTTAGGGCAATGGTTTGAGGTGGATTTAACGATTTCCTTGGATTTAGTCGCCGCAGGGGAGAGTGACTGTATCGAACATACCTTAGATTATCGGGACGCGATCGCGCGCGTCAAAGAAATCGTGAAAACCCAAAAGTATGCTCTCATTGAAAAACTCGCCACAGCGATTGCCAAAACAATTCTAGAACTCGATAAAGTCGAGCAAGTCCGCGTCCAATTGAGCAAACCCGCTGCACCCATCCCCGACTTTGGCGGCAGAATTACCATTGATATTACTCGCAGCAACGTCATGCAATCTTGATGGGGATGTCCGAAGCATTCCTCTTTTTTGTAACAATCGTGATAGAAGTAGATTCGGTTTACTGCCAACGGATTGCGAGTGGCAAACGCAGTAAGCTAACCTTTTCAAGCGCTAGCCAATCCCGTAGAACATAATAAGGAGAACCTCATCAATGTTAGAAGCTTATCGCGATCGCGCCAAGGAAAGAGCCGCCCTCGGCATTCCTCCCCTTCCCCTCAACGCGCAACAAACCACAGAACTTTGCGAACTGCTGAAAACCCCCCCAGAAGAAGACAAAGAAGACCTCTTAATGTTACTGCGCGATCGCGTCCCCCCCGGAGTCGATGAAGCCGCATATGTGAAAGCCGGATTTCTCACCGCCGTTGCAAAAGGCGAAATTGAATGTCCCCTCATATCTCCCCAGGGCGCGATCGAACTTCTCGGTACAATGATAGGCGGGTATAACGTCCAATCCCTCATCGAACTGCTCAAATCCAGAGACACAAACCGCGCCGCAGCCGCCGCAACCGCCCTCAGCAAAACCCTCCTCGTCTTCGATGCCTTCAACGACGTTCTCCACCTCGCAGACACCAACCCCTACGCCAAACAAATCCTTGACGCATGGGCAAACGCCGCCTGGTTCATTGACAAACCCAAAGTCCCCAAAGAAATTACCGTCACCGTTTTTAAAGTCCCCGGCGAAACCAACACCGACGACCTCTCCCCCGCCCCTCACGCCACCAC
This region includes:
- a CDS encoding DUF4114 domain-containing protein, with protein sequence MSNKILTGLLAATTAFSSFAIADVAQADQLNQDLYDLFRSEYVQTERDALENPETHRLEPGSLVTTGGDVDLFFLTEGATYINRLLYSVNGGGLGGTFDDRQIASNDRELAGFNNDTTMTLGEGETLGSFAEGSVLDFFLHSRGYWEGHSGWMLGADESQNADGLQHIAAYDYFDGTDSWVILSFEDMLGDGSEGSNMYKPNDTPSDRDFNDAVFAIRGVTRGTTSTPVPEPTATLALFGLAAAGFTGLRRRNKASK
- the folB gene encoding dihydroneopterin aldolase, translated to MDKIQLTGIRCYGYTGFLPEEQVLGQWFEVDLTISLDLVAAGESDCIEHTLDYRDAIARVKEIVKTQKYALIEKLATAIAKTILELDKVEQVRVQLSKPAAPIPDFGGRITIDITRSNVMQS